A portion of the Scleropages formosus chromosome 13, fSclFor1.1, whole genome shotgun sequence genome contains these proteins:
- the LOC114912135 gene encoding plexin-B2-like — protein MQKVDINVASLPSIGGDDSLKCIFGNFESEAKMGDSKVTCDLPKVTEIPVTPKNKDFVQVAAKIFVNDEVELASSYFTFYNCSAAARQAENTPCMSCVDSKWSCQWNTQEFICDDSDDSVGDHIIKHKEGGKCPVFENPTPSLIPVGYETSIEFTGKNLRVYEGREFKIGTELMVPTEEMVTIKDSNYSLKGCKFAYDEARTVDVLFYIKDRKTHKKIDSKLNVTLYNCAVGREDCSLCKSADPMYSCVWCDKTKSSEYRKRCPSGERRRDCPNPEITDIIPQYGPLKGGISVTIKGSNLGIVKEDIESIRVAGEPCVHQEEKYFVSTSVVCEIGGVQQKQSGVVEVKVKGGKSGTSSVMFTYRDPRPERVQPNRGPRAGGTLITITGTDLETGTKDDVSITVGGVVCIVETFQKNITCKTGEYTVQKVPSDNLTVTVKYGKHTTKDVPTPFRFFENPKLDHHYPDTSFVCEGRIIFIVGTGFDLVQNTAVKVMPSSEQSGVTSPLKVKGENDTVMQFSSPTVNVTDGIASLRTYIVMDNIELELKPFDYHPDPTFEENQKRIVSENSIISVTGKGFAKAMTAQEAEAFVGDVSCGVSILQDDMLFLDWTQPTSCFKRPKRDTKSDLLELKIKFGHGQWIVGSVEYEKKTEASWTSPLDIIIPAVIAPMVGITIIIIIASVCCYRKQAEREYEKLRQQLENLEGSVRDRCKKEFTELMIEMEDHTADLSEPCIPFLDYKTYTDRVFFLPFKDSASDVMITGKLDIPEARRATVTQALNQFLNLLNSKPFLLSFIHTLEGHPDFNAQSKGYFASLLTVALHGKLDYYTDIMRTLLLELMEQYARSKNPKLMLHRSETVVEKMLCNWMSICLYQFLKDSAGEPLYKLFKAVKHQVEKGPVDAVMKKAKYTLNDTDLLGDDVEYCTLTLQVLVHGEGPGVTLVKVLNCDTISQVTEKILEQVYKNVPYSQRPKVESVTLESAGQILSDLDLTSQKEGRWKRMNTLAHYDVRDNAILVLSRVLHPLQSYDQHQDSHEERNALLEEDKVFHLVRPAEEVDEVKSKRGNMKDKSMTKAITELYLMRLLSVKGTLQQFVDDFFRSVLCSSVGPPAVKYFFDFLDEQAQKHDNVDDQTIDIWKTSSLPLRFWVNILRNPHFIFDIHVNEVVDASLFVIVQTFMDACTKSERKLSRDSPNHKLLYAKEISTYKKMVEDYYKGIREMVPVSNQHMNTHLAKVSR, from the exons ATGCAGAAG GTTGACATCAACGTGGCTTCTCTCCCCAGCATTGGAGGGGATGAcagtctgaaatgcatttttggcaaTTTTGAAAGTGAAGCGAAAATGGGCGACTCAAAGGTCACTTGTGATCTGCCGAAAGTCACCGAGATTCCTGTCACTCCCAAAAATAAAG ATTTCGTCCAAGTGGCCGCGAAGATCTTTGTGAATGACGAGGTGGAGTTGGCGTCCAGCTACTTCACCTTTTATAACTGCAGCGCAGCCGCGAGGCAGGCGGAGAACACACC GTGCATGTCGTGTGTGGACAGCAAGTGGAGCTGCCAGTGGAACACTCAGGAATTCATCTGCGATGACAGCGATGACTCCGTGGGTGATCACATTATCAAACATAAAGAA GGAGGTAAGTGCCCAGTATTTGAGAATCCGACTCCGTCTCTCATTCCTGTGGGTTACGAAACCTCCATCGAGTTCACTGGAAAAAACCTCCGTGTTTATGAG GGCAGAGAATTCAAGATTGGCACCGAGCTGATGGTGCCCACTGAGGAAATGGTCACTATAAAAGATTCAAACTACAGTTTAAAGGGATGCAAG TTTGCCTATGACGAAGCGCGAACAGTTGACGTGCTCTTCTACATCAAGGACAGAAAGACACATAAGAAGATTGACAGCAAACTAAACG TGACGCTATACAACTGTGCTGTGGGCCGTGAGGACTGCAGCCTGTGCAAGAGTGCAGACCCCATGTACAGTTGTGTGTGGTGCGATAAAACCAAGTCCTCCGAGTATCGGAAAAGATGTCCGAGTGGTGAGCGGAGGAGGGACTGTCCCAACCCTGAAATCACTGAT aTCATACCTCAGTATGGGCCTCTGAAAGGGGGGATTTCAGTAACCATCAAAGGCTCCAACCTGGGTATCGTGAAAGAGGACATAGAGAGCATCAGAGTGGCCGGAGAGCCCTGCGTGCACCAGGAAGAGAAGTACTTCGTGTCCACCAG CGTGGTGTGTGAGATCGGTGGAGTCCAACAGAAACAGTCAGGGGTTGTGGAGGTGAAggtgaaaggagggaaaagcgGGACGTCGAGTGTCATGTTCACATACAGG GATCCCAGACCCGAAAGGGTCCAGCCTAACCGAGGCCCACGGGCGGGAGGAACTCTTATCACAATAACAGGAACGGATCTGGAAACCGGTACCAAGGATGACGTCAGCATCACTGTCGGCGGGGTGGTGTGTATCGT GGAGACATTCCAGAAAAATATAACCTGCAAAACCGGAGAGTACACGGTACAGAAGGTCCCCTCTGATAacctgacagtgacagtgaagtACGGGAAGCACACCACGAAAGATGTGCCTACGCCGTTCAGGTTCTTTGAGAATCCTAAACTGGATCACCACTATCCAGACACAAGTTTTGTATG TGAGGGGCGGATCATTTTTATCGTCGGCACCGGGTTTGACCTCGTCCAGAACACTGCCGTGAAAGTGATGCCCTCCAGCGAGCAGTCAGGCGTCACCAGTCCACTGAAG GTAAAAGGCGAAAATGACACAGTAATGCAGTTCTCCTCCCCGACGGTGAACGTGACCGATGGGATAGCATCTCTCAGGACCTACATCGTCATGGACAACATTGAGCTTGAGCTCAAGCCTTTTGACTACCACCCGGATCCTACGTTTGAAGAGAACCAAAAAAGGATTGTTTCAGAGAACAGCATCATAtctgtaact GGTAAAGGTTTCGCCAAAGCAATGACAGCCCAAGAAGCAGAAGCCTTTGTGGGAGACGTCTCTTGTGGGGTCAGCATCTTACAGGATGACATGCTCTTCCTGGACTGGACCCAACCAACATCTTGCTTTAAGAGGCCCAAGAGAGACACAAAGTCAGATTTGCTGGAACTTAAG ATTAAGTTCGGCCATGGGCAGTGGATTGTAGGCTCAGTGGAGTATGAAAAGAAGACTGAGGCATCCTGGACATCTCCCCTGGACATCATAATTCCTGCAGTGATTGCCCCGATGGTGGGGATCaccataatcataatcatagcCTCAGTGTGCTGCTACAG GAAGCAAGCTGAGAGAGAATATGAGAAactgaggcagcagctcgagAACCTGGAGGGGAGCGTTCGTGACCGCTGCAAGAAGGAGTTCACAG AGCTCATGATTGAAATGGAGGACCACACTGCTGACCTCAGTGAACCCTGTATCCCCTTCCTGGACTACAAGACCTACACAGACCGCGTTTTCTTCCTGCCTTTCAAGGACAGCGCCAGTGACGTGATGATCACTGGCAAGCTGGACATTCCTGAGGCGAGGAGGGCCACAGTGACGCAGGCCCTCAACCAGTTCCTCAACCTGCTGAATAGCAAGCCTTTCCTTCTCAGT TTCATCCACACCTTAGAGGGGCATCCTGACTTCAATGCCCAGTCAAAGGGCTACTTTGCCTCCCTGCTGACGGTGGCGCTTCACGGCAAGTTGGACTACTACACAGACATCATGAGGACACTCCTGTTAGAACTCATGGAACAATATGCCCGGAGCAAGAACCCCAAGCTCATGCTGCACAG GTcggagacagtggtggagaaaATGCTGTGCAACTGGATGTCTATCTGTCTCTATCAGTTCTTGAAG GACTCGGCAGGAGAGCCTTTGTACAAGCTGTTCAAAGCCGTCAAACACCAAGTGGAGAAAGGCCCAGTGGATGCTGTCATGAAAAAGGCCAAGTACACGCTGAATGACACTGACCTGCTGGGGGACGACGTGGAGTACTGTACGCTG ACTCTGCAGGTCCTCGTTCACGGGGAAGGGCCAGGTGTcactttggtcaaggtactcaACTGTGACACCATCTCCCAAGTGACGGAGAAGATCCTTGAGCAAGTGTACAAAAATGTGCCCTATTCTCAGAGGCCCAAGGTGGAAAGCGTCACTCTCG AATCTGCTGGGCAGATTCTGTCGGACCTTGACTTGACATCGCAAAAGGAGGGCAGATGGAAGCGCATGAACACTTTGGCCCACTATGAC gtgcgaGACAACGCCATTCTCGTCCTGTCTAGGGTCCTGCATCCTCTGCAGTCTTATGACCAGCACCAGGACAGTCATGAAGAGA GAAATGCTCTGCTTGAAGAGGACAAGGTGTTCCACCTGGTGCGGCCAGCAGAGGAGGTGGATGAGGTCAAATCCAAGAGGGGCAACATGAAGGACAAGTCGATGACCAAAGCCATCACAGAGCTTTATTTGATGCGGTTGCTGTCTGTCAAG ggcACTCTACAACAGTTTGTGGACGACTTCTTCCgcagtgtcctctgttcatccgTTGGGCCCCCAGCAGTCAAGTACTTTTTTGACTTCCTGGACGAACAGGCACAGAAGCACGACAACGTGGATGACCAGACCATTGACATCTGGAAGACCAGCAG CTTGCCTTTGAGGTTCTGGGTGAACATCCTGAGGAACCCCCACTTCATCTTCGACATTCACGTGAACGAAGTGGTGGACGCCTCCTTGTTTGTTATTGTCCAGACCTTCATGGATGCCTGCACCAAGAGCGAGCGCAAGTTGAGCAGG GATTCCCCGAATCACAAATTACTCTATGCAAAGGAAATCTCCACATACAAGAAGATGGTGGAGGA TTACTACAAGGGCATCAGGGAGATGGTGCCCGTCAGCAACCAGCATATGAACACCCACTTAGCGAAGGTGTCACGG TGA